A single genomic interval of Streptomyces graminofaciens harbors:
- a CDS encoding response regulator transcription factor, which translates to MRLLIVEDEKRLAVSLAKGLTAEGYAVDVVHDGVEGLHRASEGTYDLVILDIMLPGMNGYRVCGALRAAGHDVPILMLTAKDGEYDEAEGLDTGADDYLTKPFSYVVLVARVKALLRRRGPSGGASPVHTVGDLKVDTAARRVFLADDEIALTTKEFSVLEQLVVRAGEVVSKSDILEHVWDFAYEGDPNIVEVYVSTLRRKLGPALIKTVRGAGYRLEART; encoded by the coding sequence ATGCGCCTGTTGATCGTGGAAGATGAGAAGCGGCTCGCGGTGTCGCTGGCCAAGGGCCTGACGGCCGAGGGATACGCGGTGGATGTCGTCCACGACGGCGTCGAGGGCCTGCACCGGGCGAGCGAGGGGACGTACGACCTCGTGATCCTCGACATCATGCTGCCCGGCATGAACGGCTACCGCGTGTGCGGCGCTCTGCGCGCCGCCGGCCACGACGTGCCGATCCTGATGCTGACCGCCAAGGACGGCGAGTACGACGAGGCCGAGGGGCTCGACACGGGCGCCGACGACTATCTGACCAAGCCGTTCTCGTACGTCGTCCTCGTCGCCCGGGTGAAGGCGCTGCTGCGGCGCCGCGGCCCGTCGGGCGGGGCCTCGCCCGTGCACACGGTCGGCGACCTGAAGGTCGACACCGCCGCCCGGCGCGTGTTCCTCGCGGACGACGAGATCGCCCTGACCACCAAGGAGTTCTCCGTCCTCGAACAACTCGTCGTGCGGGCCGGGGAGGTCGTGTCGAAGTCCGACATCCTGGAGCACGTCTGGGACTTCGCGTACGAGGGCGACCCGAACATCGTCGAGGTCTACGTCAGCACCCTGCGCCGCAAGCTCGGCCCCGCGCTGATCAAGACCGTACGCGGCGCCGGATACAGACTGGAGGCCCGGACATGA
- a CDS encoding PepSY domain-containing protein — protein sequence MKRNIVIATIAAVALIGGGTATAIAVSGDDEAPANKTVTVSNDDNDRDDADINDTDDAAQDTAEDRAARDTDEDAEDKAENAADAKAAQITAADAIKAALKHTAGTAVSADLDDEGTAHVWEVDVLTGGGSWDSIQIDPATGKVLGSHTEQDDDGDDAAEAAQIRAALKGSSVTAAEAAEAAAAKGTVTSVDLDEDGPQQAWEADTTAADGTGSDWRVNLDSGKVTADRSDD from the coding sequence ATGAAGCGCAACATCGTCATCGCCACCATCGCGGCCGTGGCCCTGATCGGCGGCGGCACCGCGACCGCCATCGCGGTCTCGGGTGACGACGAGGCGCCGGCGAACAAGACGGTGACGGTCTCGAACGACGACAACGACCGCGACGACGCCGACATCAACGACACCGACGACGCGGCTCAGGACACGGCCGAGGACCGGGCCGCCCGCGACACTGACGAGGACGCCGAGGACAAGGCGGAGAACGCGGCCGACGCGAAGGCCGCGCAGATCACGGCCGCCGACGCGATCAAGGCGGCGCTGAAGCACACGGCCGGTACGGCGGTCTCGGCCGACCTCGACGACGAGGGCACGGCCCATGTGTGGGAGGTCGACGTGCTGACGGGCGGCGGCTCCTGGGACAGCATCCAGATCGACCCGGCCACCGGCAAGGTCCTCGGCTCGCACACCGAGCAGGACGACGACGGTGACGACGCCGCCGAGGCCGCGCAGATCCGCGCCGCCCTGAAGGGCAGCTCCGTGACGGCCGCCGAGGCCGCGGAGGCCGCCGCCGCCAAGGGCACCGTGACCTCCGTCGACCTCGACGAGGACGGCCCGCAGCAGGCCTGGGAGGCCGACACCACCGCCGCCGACGGCACCGGCAGTGACTGGCGCGTGAACCTCGACTCCGGCAAGGTCACCGCGGACCGCTCGGACGACTGA
- a CDS encoding MFS transporter — MSATPSRPSYAALLRIPHARRTFATALLGRLSYGMVSLAVLLAVDRATGSYAAAGTVLALFGATSVFLSPARAALVDRHGPRRALLPMAVLYAVLLTALALVSRPPGASATLLGAVAAVAGACTPPLGPTMRAVWGELAQDPGMLRRAYSLDGVAEELLFVSGPLVVGGVVQVAEPAVAVAVSALLVASGTCGFVASPVVARVPGAARKPGDRAPRVSTGILPPVALAAGVGLSIGALDLLVLAFAEGHGHGDDAVAWVFAALSAGSAVGGLVNGAVEWRAGAGTRLSLLAAGLGIALACAGLAPGLGALIGVVVCAGFFIAPALTTAYLFADECAAPGTRVRAGAWVNTAVNAGTATGTAAGGLLVGRLPVGLCFAAAGGVALFAAAAVAVGVRQPSTPELSERR, encoded by the coding sequence ATGTCTGCGACCCCGTCGCGGCCCTCGTACGCCGCGCTCCTCCGCATCCCCCACGCCCGCCGCACCTTCGCCACCGCCCTGCTCGGCCGGCTCTCCTACGGCATGGTCTCGCTCGCCGTGCTGCTCGCCGTCGACCGGGCCACCGGGTCGTACGCCGCCGCCGGGACGGTGCTCGCGCTGTTCGGTGCCACCAGCGTGTTCCTGTCACCGGCCCGCGCCGCACTCGTCGACCGGCACGGCCCGCGTCGCGCACTGCTTCCGATGGCCGTCCTCTACGCCGTACTGCTCACGGCGCTCGCCCTCGTCAGCCGGCCGCCCGGGGCCTCCGCCACCCTCCTGGGCGCCGTGGCCGCGGTCGCCGGTGCCTGCACGCCTCCGCTCGGGCCGACCATGCGGGCGGTGTGGGGCGAACTCGCCCAGGATCCGGGGATGTTGCGGCGGGCGTACAGCCTGGACGGCGTCGCGGAGGAGCTGTTGTTCGTGTCGGGGCCGCTGGTCGTGGGCGGTGTCGTGCAGGTCGCCGAGCCCGCGGTCGCCGTGGCGGTGAGTGCCCTCCTCGTGGCCTCGGGGACCTGCGGGTTCGTCGCCTCGCCGGTCGTGGCCCGGGTGCCGGGTGCCGCCCGGAAGCCGGGGGACCGGGCACCCCGCGTCTCCACCGGGATCCTGCCGCCCGTCGCGCTGGCCGCCGGGGTCGGGCTGTCGATCGGCGCGCTCGATCTGCTGGTGCTGGCCTTCGCCGAGGGGCACGGGCACGGAGACGACGCCGTGGCCTGGGTGTTCGCCGCGCTGTCGGCCGGGAGCGCCGTGGGCGGGCTGGTGAACGGTGCCGTCGAGTGGCGGGCCGGGGCCGGGACGAGGCTGTCGCTGCTCGCCGCCGGGCTCGGCATCGCCCTGGCCTGCGCCGGACTCGCCCCGGGGCTCGGTGCCCTCATCGGGGTCGTGGTCTGTGCCGGGTTCTTCATCGCCCCGGCCCTGACCACCGCGTACCTCTTCGCCGACGAGTGCGCGGCGCCGGGCACCCGCGTACGGGCCGGGGCCTGGGTCAACACCGCGGTGAACGCCGGTACCGCGACGGGTACGGCGGCCGGTGGACTCCTCGTGGGCCGGCTGCCGGTGGGCCTGTGCTTCGCGGCGGCGGGCGGGGTGGCGCTGTTCGCCGCGGCCGCGGTGGCGGTCGGCGTCCGCCAGCCGAGTACGCCGGAACTCTCCGAACGCCGGTAA
- the meaB gene encoding methylmalonyl Co-A mutase-associated GTPase MeaB has translation MQDVPTLVAQAREGRPRAVARLISLVEGASPQLREVMAALAPLTGGAYVVGLTGSPGVGKSTSTSALVTAYRRVGRRVGVLAVDPSSPFSGGALLGDRVRMSEHASDPGVYIRSMATRGHLGGLAWAAPQAIRVLDAAGCEVILVETVGVGQSEVEIASQADTSVVLLAPGMGDGIQAAKAGILEIGDVYVVNKADRDGADATARELNHMLGLGESRGPGDWRPPIVKTVAARAEGIDEVVEALEKHRAWMEERGVLAERRRSRAAREVETIAVTALRERIGDLHGDRRLSALAERIVAGELDPYRAADELVAGLTER, from the coding sequence ATGCAGGACGTCCCCACACTGGTGGCCCAGGCCAGGGAGGGGCGGCCGCGTGCCGTCGCCCGGCTGATCTCGCTGGTGGAGGGGGCGTCCCCGCAGTTGCGCGAGGTCATGGCGGCGTTGGCCCCGCTGACGGGCGGGGCCTACGTGGTCGGTCTCACGGGCTCACCGGGTGTCGGCAAGTCGACCTCCACGTCGGCGCTGGTGACGGCGTACCGGCGGGTAGGCAGGCGGGTCGGCGTGCTGGCGGTGGACCCGTCGTCGCCGTTCTCCGGCGGGGCGCTGCTGGGTGACCGGGTCCGGATGTCGGAGCACGCGTCGGACCCCGGTGTGTACATCCGTTCGATGGCGACGCGTGGGCATCTGGGCGGCCTGGCGTGGGCGGCGCCCCAGGCGATCCGGGTCCTGGACGCCGCCGGGTGCGAGGTGATCCTGGTCGAGACGGTCGGGGTGGGCCAGTCGGAGGTGGAGATCGCGTCGCAGGCGGACACGTCCGTGGTGCTGCTGGCGCCCGGCATGGGTGACGGCATCCAGGCGGCCAAGGCCGGGATCCTGGAGATCGGGGACGTCTACGTCGTCAACAAGGCCGACCGCGACGGGGCCGACGCGACCGCGCGCGAGCTGAACCACATGCTGGGGCTCGGGGAGTCCCGTGGGCCCGGCGACTGGCGTCCCCCGATCGTGAAGACGGTCGCCGCGCGGGCGGAGGGTATCGACGAGGTCGTGGAGGCCCTGGAGAAGCACCGTGCGTGGATGGAGGAGCGGGGGGTCCTCGCCGAGCGGCGCCGTTCTCGGGCCGCGCGGGAGGTCGAGACGATCGCGGTGACCGCGCTGCGGGAACGGATCGGGGACCTCCACGGTGACCGTCGCCTGAGTGCGCTGGCGGAGCGGATCGTGGCGGGGGAGCTGGATCCGTATCGCGCCGCGGACGAGCTGGTGGCGGGGCTCACGGAGCGCTGA
- a CDS encoding acetyl-CoA C-acetyltransferase has product MTGTNGRTSVIVAGARTPMGRLLGSLKSFSGAELGGFAIKAALDRAGIGGDQVQYVIMGQVLQAGAGQIPARQAAVKAGIPMNVPALTINKVCLSGLDAIALADQLIRAGEFDVVVAGGQESMTNAPHLLPKSREGYKYGAIEMLDAMAYDGLTDAFENIAMGESTEKHNTRLGILRPEQDEIAALSHQRAAAAQKNGLFEAEITPVEIPQRKGEPVVFSQDEGIRGETTAESLGKLRPAFTRDGTITAGSASQISDGAAAVVVMSKEKAEELGLTWLAEIGAHGNVAGPDNSLQSQPSNAIQHALKKDGLEVADLDLIEINEAFAAVAVQSMKDLGVSPEKVNVNGGAIALGHPIGMSGARLVLHLALELKRRGGGVGAAALCGGGGQGDALIVRVPEA; this is encoded by the coding sequence ATGACTGGAACGAACGGCAGGACCTCGGTGATCGTCGCGGGCGCCCGTACGCCCATGGGACGGTTGCTCGGTTCGCTGAAGTCCTTCTCCGGAGCCGAGCTCGGTGGCTTCGCGATCAAGGCCGCCCTGGACCGTGCGGGGATCGGCGGCGACCAGGTGCAGTACGTGATCATGGGCCAGGTGCTCCAGGCCGGGGCGGGGCAGATCCCGGCGCGCCAGGCCGCGGTCAAGGCGGGCATCCCGATGAACGTGCCCGCGCTCACGATCAACAAGGTCTGTCTGTCGGGCCTCGACGCCATCGCGCTGGCCGACCAGCTGATCCGAGCGGGTGAATTCGACGTGGTCGTGGCGGGTGGCCAGGAGTCCATGACGAACGCCCCCCACCTGCTCCCGAAGTCCCGTGAGGGCTACAAGTACGGCGCGATCGAGATGCTCGACGCGATGGCGTACGACGGGCTGACGGACGCCTTCGAGAACATCGCCATGGGCGAGTCCACGGAGAAGCACAACACGCGCCTCGGCATCCTGCGCCCCGAGCAGGACGAGATCGCCGCGCTCTCGCACCAGCGGGCCGCCGCCGCCCAGAAGAACGGGCTCTTCGAGGCGGAGATCACGCCGGTCGAGATCCCGCAGCGCAAGGGCGAGCCGGTCGTCTTCAGCCAGGACGAGGGCATCCGCGGCGAGACCACCGCCGAGTCGCTGGGCAAGCTGCGGCCGGCGTTCACCAGGGACGGCACGATCACGGCCGGTTCCGCCTCGCAGATCTCGGACGGCGCCGCCGCCGTGGTCGTCATGAGCAAGGAGAAGGCGGAGGAGCTGGGCCTTACGTGGCTGGCCGAGATCGGCGCCCACGGGAACGTCGCCGGACCGGACAATTCTTTGCAGTCGCAGCCGTCGAACGCGATCCAGCACGCCCTGAAGAAGGACGGCCTGGAGGTGGCGGATCTGGACCTGATCGAGATCAACGAGGCCTTCGCCGCGGTCGCCGTTCAGTCAATGAAGGACCTCGGGGTGTCCCCGGAAAAGGTGAATGTCAACGGTGGTGCGATTGCCCTCGGCCACCCCATCGGCATGTCCGGCGCGCGCCTGGTCCTGCATCTGGCGCTGGAGCTGAAGCGGCGGGGCGGCGGGGTCGGCGCGGCCGCGCTGTGCGGTGGCGGCGGGCAGGGCGACGCGCTGATCGTGCGGGTGCCCGAGGCCTGA
- the mce gene encoding methylmalonyl-CoA epimerase — translation MLTRIDHIGIACFDLDATVEFYRATYGFEVFHSEVNEEQGVREAMLKINSTDDGGASYLQLLEPTREDSTVAKWLAKNGEGVHHIAFGTADVDGEAAAIKDKGVRVLYEEPRRGSMGSRITFLHPKDCHGVLTELVTSAPVESPEH, via the coding sequence ATGCTGACGCGAATCGACCACATCGGGATCGCCTGTTTCGACCTCGACGCCACTGTCGAGTTCTACAGGGCCACGTACGGCTTCGAGGTGTTCCACTCCGAGGTCAACGAGGAGCAGGGCGTACGCGAGGCCATGCTCAAGATCAACAGCACGGACGACGGCGGCGCCTCCTACCTCCAGCTCCTGGAGCCCACCCGCGAGGACTCCACCGTCGCCAAGTGGCTGGCCAAGAACGGCGAGGGGGTCCACCACATCGCCTTCGGCACGGCGGATGTCGACGGTGAGGCGGCCGCGATCAAGGACAAGGGCGTACGCGTCCTGTACGAGGAGCCGCGACGCGGTTCCATGGGGTCACGGATCACGTTCCTGCACCCCAAGGATTGCCATGGCGTACTGACAGAACTGGTCACTTCGGCACCGGTTGAGTCACCTGAGCACTGA